From the Hippocampus zosterae strain Florida chromosome 13, ASM2543408v3, whole genome shotgun sequence genome, the window AAGCAgcagatttgtttacatttttcgtTGTAATCTACAGTTGACAATATACATTAAGGATGACTCCACACCGGTGTGGCAGAATTATGCTGTGAACACTTCACAAAATATGAAGTAATTGTCGTAGATACAGCAAACTGTCTTTCACATTCATTGCTGTTTCATTTGCCTTCACCTCGTGTTGAAATCAACATTACAATTGTTGAAAAACACATGAGAAAAgggctttgaaaataaaatgcaaatcaaagcgtaatttttttgtagaaaaaTCGCAATTTTTCATCTTCGCTCAGCCCTATTTTCATTGTTGATGTGCTAAAGCCacacatttgtttgcattaATATTGTAAACCGATGTAACAGCTCACTGACCTATGTTCACCCCTCAGTTATTTGGTACAACTTTGGGAAGCTGCCGTAGTCAATACTTCATACTAAAACGTCCGCAACTCTAACTGAAGTAGATCAATTAATTGATTCAAAAActcgcggggggaaaaaaaccgaaATCTCAATGAGATTGTATTGCCCAAACTGTTCCGCCCTAAGTACCGACCTTGACAAAGCTCATGCGGATGGTGCACATCTTGGTGAGCTCGTAGACGGCCTCGAAGCCGTGGTTGACGGACTGGGCGAGCAGCTCGGCGAACTCCTGGTTGTTGAAGATCTTCAGGCTACAGCCGCTGGGAATCTTGCACACGGTGGTGGGATGGAAGCCGTGGTGGTAGTTGCAGTTGCGGCTCTGGACGAAGATGCTGCTGTCGCTCAGGCACTCGGCGTAAACCTCGCCGCCGACGTAATACAAGTGGACGCCTGAGCGGTGCGCAGGAATAAGACCGGTCGATATACGCCGAAAATCAATTTGCTCACACTGTCGGCACTTCAGTTGACGGCAATTTGACTGGCCGTTGCGCGGCCGCGCACCTTTGCCGATGTGCCGCCGGGTGTTCTCGATGGTGGAGTTGCGGTTGACGTTGGAGAGCAGGCCCAGGCAAAAGCGGTTGCGGTTGTTGGAGGGATCCGTGAAGCCGTCCACCAGCACGCTGGTGGACGAGGCCTGGAAGGCCTCGCCGACGCGGTTGTTGAGCTCGTAGTAAACAATGGAGCACCAGTGCTTGGGCTCCTCGTAGGCCACGGGCTGCACATCTGCCGCGGAGGACACATTCAGAGGTCGTGAGCGGAGCCGCGCGCACACTCACGGAACGAGAAATTCTATCTTGGCCGGGCTCGGCTCAAAGATCTTGCTTGACGCTTGACATGAGGAGTTATTGAAAAGCGACGGACGGGGTCTTCTTGTATCCTCTTCTCAACTGAGCTGAACGAGGACTATTGTCCAATCTGCAATGACTGTGACTCTACAAGGATGAGAGCTTCATGGGCTGAGCTTTGGAGGCGAGGGGTGACGGGAGAAGGATTTTGAGAATCATACAGATCTTGTCATAAATGTGGCTTGCTACCTATCCTAACCATGACATCAGAACACCTAAAGACCTTTTTAAATATGCTGTGAATGTCGATGATTCTTGATCACCTGCCCGGTTGCTAGTCTCGATAGGCAAAGGCGGCACCATGAGGTTGGTGTCCATCGGCAGGGGGCAGTCTTGAGTCATCTGCTCCTCCGGGGGCATGTAGGCAGGCGGCGGCGTCTctgcattacaaaaaaacagTTAGATGTCGTGTGGAAGAAGAGGCGGCAAAGTGGCCGCAAAGGACTCACCCGGCATCTGGAACGGGCTGCCAGGGTCCGAGCTGGATGGTGAATGCGGGAAGGTGGCGTTGCTGCCCCCGCCCGGTGAGCTCGGGAAGCTGTTCCCAGGCGAATGCGGGAAGGGAACAGGATTGGCGAAGGACTCGGGGAAGGTGGCGTTCTGGGGCATGTGCGGCTCGTTCTGCTGCAGCGGGTTGCGGAAGCGAGGTAGCATCGTGTGCTTGGCGTTGAACTCGCTGTTGCGTGGGACCAACACGGGGGGTAGCACTGCAAATAAAAAGGAGTCAACGtgggtgatttttctttttaatccgcAGAATTATCAAACAATATCAAGGCTTGCAGAGAATTTAGCTTCGTTTATTtagtctctttaaaaaaaaagcaccttggTCGACTGTTTGGgttgtcggcctcacagtgcagaagtgcagagtgtgggttttctccgggtactccggtttcctcccacattccgaaaacacgCATTGCAGGTTAAAGGAACACTCGAGTTATCACCGAAAATGAATCGCTTTTTGGAGATTTTAAACATTCCCATCTATGGACGACTTAGTATTTGCAATTAGcctaacatacttttttttaatatatggagGAGGAAACGGCAAGTTTGGAATCAAGATTAAAACGGAAAACCTcaaaactgtgaggcaaacTTTCTAACCACTCAAGAGGTGGAATACTTCCGCCGTGCGGCCCATTCAGGTATAACGCGCACAAACCATTGCACTAGCCcccgaatcccccccccccacccccttgcttGTGCCTAAACATTGGTGATAGATGAACAAAACCCTGTTGATTCTGCACAGTGCACTTTTCATTCAAAAGCTTCAGACGGCAGGACGACAGCTGAGGCGGGATTTCGTGCAGGTTGATTGactggaagtgtgtgtgtaggcATGTGTTacgtatgcatgtgtgtgtgggtgggggaagTGTGGACAGACAGGTGCGCTGAGGGTTGAACCACCTCCAACCTTCTGCTGCTAAAACAAAAAGTGTGCAAGGCGGGCAGCAAGTCTTTCCGCCTATTGTGCAGGGATGGTGGCGGACTTCCTGTTGCAAGGATCCtcccaaaggagaaaaaaaaaaaaaaaaagaaataaaaccaaatcTTGTGTTTGTGCAGAGGATCAAACAGGGTTGGATATGTCGCACAGATAAACCGGTCAATTTAGAGATTAAATAAACATCTTTGTAAACATGTCGCACTGGGTGAATCACATGCTACATTTTCCATATTAGCC encodes:
- the smad1 gene encoding mothers against decapentaplegic homolog 1 is translated as MNVTSLFSFTSPAVKRLLGWKQGDEEEKWAEKAVDALVKKLKKKKGAMEELERALSCPGQPSSCVTIPRSLDGRLQVSHRKGLPHVIYCRVWRWPDLQSHHELKALECCEYPFGSKQKDVCINPYHYKRVDSPVLPPVLVPRNSEFNAKHTMLPRFRNPLQQNEPHMPQNATFPESFANPVPFPHSPGNSFPSSPGGGSNATFPHSPSSSDPGSPFQMPETPPPAYMPPEEQMTQDCPLPMDTNLMVPPLPIETSNRADVQPVAYEEPKHWCSIVYYELNNRVGEAFQASSTSVLVDGFTDPSNNRNRFCLGLLSNVNRNSTIENTRRHIGKGVHLYYVGGEVYAECLSDSSIFVQSRNCNYHHGFHPTTVCKIPSGCSLKIFNNQEFAELLAQSVNHGFEAVYELTKMCTIRMSFVKGWGAEYHRQDVTSTPCWIEIHLHGPLQWLDKVLTQMGSPHNPISSVS